A single Limanda limanda chromosome 19, fLimLim1.1, whole genome shotgun sequence DNA region contains:
- the sdc2 gene encoding syndecan-2, protein MRNVWIILTLGLAAVLSGERIAEAAKSSSQADDLYLDDTGSGGYYPEDDDDFNSGSGSGVGEEDVKETVTISAVYFEPNAAQPTVDSTKDFTPRVDSATVREKTRDSTPRKPFRTEAPVPVTEDMQKITSTTSAPDSPLQPVEVHTENLFQRTEVLAAVIAGGVIGFLFAIFLILLLVYRMRKKDEGSYDLGERKPSGAAYQKAPTKEFYA, encoded by the exons ATAGCAGAAGCAGCCAAGTCGTCCTCTCAGGCTGATGACTTGTACCTGGATGACACAGGCTCAGGAGGTTATTACCCTGAAGATGATGACGACTTTAACTCAGGGTCTGGCTCAG GAGTGGGTGAAGAAGATGTGAAGGAAACGGTGACCATCAGCGCGGTTTACTTCGAGCCCAACGCGGCACAGCCCACCGTGGACTCCACCAAAGATTTCACTCCCAGGGTGGACTCGGCTACGGTCAGAGAAAAGACACGCGACAGCACGCCCAGGAAACCATTCAGAACAGAG GCACCAGTGCCAGTTACAGAGGACATGCAGAAGATCACCAGTACGACCAGTGCCCCCGACTCACCCCTGCAGCCCGTGGAGGTTCACActgaaaacctcttccagaggacagaggtgtTGGCAG ctgttaTCGCAGGCGGCGTGATCGGCTTCCTGTTCGccatcttcctcatcctcctgctcgtCTACCGCATGAGGAAGAAGGACGAGGGCAGCTACGACCTGGGCGAGAGGAAACCCTCCGGCGCAGCCTATCAGAAGGCCCCGACCAAGGAGTTTTATGCATAa